The genomic DNA CGAACTATTCACTAAGGCTTATGCGCCCCGACAGCCAACGTTATTAGCATAGCGATCGACCCCCCAAAGCATGCTCAATTGCAGCATCAGTGACAACATGATGGATACCGTTAAAGTTCTCATCCCCTTCTATTCGCGCAATGGCTCGACAGAAGCCCTCGCAAAAGCGATCGCTGAAGGCGCACAGTCAGAAGGAGCAGAAGTTACCCTGCGTCGCTGCCGGGAAGTGGTTTCACGCGAAGTTATGACCAAAGCAGAAGGGTGGATCGAAAACGCCGATCGCATGAACACGATTTACGAAGCCCCTACCCCCACTGATGCCGAAACTGCCGATGCCATTATCTTTGGCTCTCCCACCCGCTTTGGGGCAATGTCGTCTGAACTGAAAGCCTACATCGACTCGCTGGGCGGGCTGTGGTTCCAGGGAAAACTGGTTGGCAAAGTCGGAAGTGCTTTTACCTCAACCTCTAGCGTGCATGGCGGCAATGAAAGCACCGTGATTTCGATGTACAACCCAATGGCACACCTGGGGCTAATTATCGTGCCGCTGGGCTATGCCGATCCCTCGCTGTTTAAAGCAGGCACTCCCTACGGAGCTTCCACCGTTTCGGGACAGGAAAACAATCCTCCCACCCCTGATGATATCGAGGTCGCCCGATTCCAGGGTAAGCGCGTTGCACAGGTTGCCCATGCCCTCAAGAAGGTCGGTGAAACAGCAACGAAGCAGTAGGTCGTCCCAAAAATTCCTCCAATCTTCTCTTAAAAAGACCCTGTTGCAAAATCCTCTTCACCGGGAACACTCACATCGATCGCCTATTTGACCGCTACTTAGCCGGATTCCTGGAAACACTCCTGAAAAGGGATAAAGAGTGACAAACCGTTTCCAAGAGTCTATCCGTTTATCGGTTTAGATTGCTGTGAGGTACCGCTGTGAAGTACGAAATTCGCTATAAACCTGCCTTTGCCACCAT from Leptolyngbya ohadii IS1 includes the following:
- the wrbA gene encoding NAD(P)H:quinone oxidoreductase is translated as MMDTVKVLIPFYSRNGSTEALAKAIAEGAQSEGAEVTLRRCREVVSREVMTKAEGWIENADRMNTIYEAPTPTDAETADAIIFGSPTRFGAMSSELKAYIDSLGGLWFQGKLVGKVGSAFTSTSSVHGGNESTVISMYNPMAHLGLIIVPLGYADPSLFKAGTPYGASTVSGQENNPPTPDDIEVARFQGKRVAQVAHALKKVGETATKQ